A genomic region of Caulobacter sp. NIBR2454 contains the following coding sequences:
- the pstA gene encoding phosphate ABC transporter permease PstA: MKSARAIQRQIANGIFAVGCYLVTFVALAFLAAILWSLVKQGVGGLDLAVFTKDTPAPGSEGGLRNAILGSLMMCALGMTAALIIGVLAGTWLAEYAGDSKYGAVVRFLNDVLLSAPSILIGLFIYGILVSPFGGFSGYAGAAALALLAAPVITRATEDVLRLQPGALRESAVALGTPLWRTILSVLWRSASGGILTGALLAFARITGETAPLLFTALNNQFFSLNMSKPTASLPVVIYQYALSAYDDWRRLAWAGALLIAVTVLAVTIIARIVAREPRRS; the protein is encoded by the coding sequence ATGAAATCGGCACGCGCCATCCAGCGCCAGATCGCCAACGGCATCTTCGCCGTCGGCTGCTATCTGGTGACCTTCGTCGCCCTGGCCTTCCTGGCCGCCATTCTCTGGTCCCTGGTCAAACAGGGCGTCGGCGGCCTCGATCTGGCCGTCTTCACCAAGGACACGCCCGCGCCCGGCTCGGAAGGCGGCCTGCGCAACGCCATCCTCGGCTCGCTGATGATGTGCGCCCTGGGCATGACCGCGGCCCTGATAATCGGGGTCCTGGCGGGCACCTGGCTGGCGGAGTACGCTGGCGACAGCAAGTATGGCGCGGTCGTCCGTTTCCTGAACGATGTCCTGCTGTCGGCCCCGTCGATCCTGATCGGCCTGTTTATCTACGGCATCCTGGTCTCGCCCTTTGGCGGCTTCTCGGGCTATGCCGGCGCCGCGGCCCTGGCCCTGCTGGCCGCGCCCGTCATCACCCGCGCCACCGAGGATGTTCTGCGGCTGCAGCCGGGCGCCCTGCGCGAGTCGGCCGTGGCCCTGGGCACCCCCCTGTGGCGCACCATCCTGTCGGTGCTGTGGCGCTCGGCGAGCGGCGGCATCCTGACCGGCGCCCTGTTGGCCTTCGCCCGCATCACCGGTGAGACCGCTCCCCTGCTGTTCACCGCCCTGAACAACCAGTTCTTCAGCCTCAACATGAGCAAGCCGACCGCCAGCCTGCCGGTTGTCATCTATCAGTACGCGCTCAGCGCCTATGATGACTGGCGCCGCCTGGCCTGGGCGGGCGCCCTGCTCATCGCCGTCACCGTGCTGGCCGTCACCATCATCGCGCGCATCGTCGCCAGGGAGCCCCGTCGCTCATGA
- the pstB gene encoding phosphate ABC transporter ATP-binding protein PstB: MNAILNPAQEGALETSIVPVPSELVKVDIQNLDFHYGTKQALFGVSVGFAKNAVTALIGPSGCGKSTLLRTMNRMYALYPGQKASGKIMLDGYDLLSSSLDLPTLRSRVGMVFQKPTPFPMSIYDNVAFGMRLYEKLSKADTDARVEEALRRAALWDEVKDKLKESGLGLSGGQQQRLCVARAIAIKPEVLLLDEPASALDPISTARLEETIALLKTDYTIVIVTHNLGQAARCSDYTGLMYLGNLVEFGPTEQMFTNPVTQRARDYVTGRFG; this comes from the coding sequence ATGAACGCCATCCTCAACCCGGCGCAAGAAGGCGCTCTCGAAACCTCCATCGTTCCGGTGCCGTCCGAACTGGTGAAGGTGGACATCCAGAACCTGGATTTTCACTACGGGACCAAGCAGGCCCTGTTCGGGGTGAGCGTCGGGTTCGCCAAGAACGCCGTGACCGCGCTGATCGGCCCGTCGGGCTGTGGCAAGTCCACCCTGCTGCGCACCATGAACCGGATGTACGCCTTGTACCCGGGTCAAAAGGCCAGCGGGAAGATCATGCTCGACGGCTATGATCTCCTGAGCTCCAGCCTGGACCTGCCGACCCTGCGCTCGCGCGTGGGCATGGTGTTCCAGAAGCCGACGCCGTTCCCGATGTCGATCTACGACAACGTCGCCTTCGGCATGCGTCTGTACGAAAAGCTCTCCAAGGCTGACACCGACGCCCGCGTCGAGGAAGCCCTGCGCCGCGCCGCCCTGTGGGACGAGGTGAAGGACAAGCTCAAGGAGTCGGGCCTCGGCCTCTCCGGCGGTCAGCAGCAGCGTCTGTGCGTCGCCCGCGCCATCGCCATCAAGCCTGAAGTCCTGCTGCTGGACGAGCCGGCGTCGGCGCTCGACCCGATCTCGACGGCGCGTCTGGAAGAGACCATCGCCCTGCTCAAGACCGACTACACCATCGTCATCGTGACCCATAACCTGGGCCAGGCGGCGCGCTGCTCGGACTATACGGGCCTGATGTACCTGGGGAACCTGGTCGAATTCGGCCCAACCGAGCAGATGTTCACCAACCCGGTCACCCAACGCGCCCGTGACTATGTCACCGGCCGCTTCGGCTAG
- the phoU gene encoding phosphate signaling complex protein PhoU, whose product MEHTITAFENELTELTEGVIALGVLAQSQLDDALSGIFQSDFKLAERAIKRDPALDALAIDIERKSVRMIALRQPMAEDLRRPIAAMKIAMNLERCGDLAKNVAKRTLKIGASGVTPFAAPVERMGRLVAARLGAVLTAYGSRNVSQAVEVWSQDAEIDEHYEQLFASLLARMAEDPESIAACTHLLFIAKNLERIGDHATNIAELIHYEITGVELVEERPKFDA is encoded by the coding sequence ATGGAACACACCATCACCGCCTTCGAGAACGAACTCACCGAACTGACGGAGGGCGTGATCGCGCTGGGCGTCCTGGCTCAGAGCCAGCTGGACGACGCCCTGTCGGGCATCTTCCAGAGTGACTTCAAGTTGGCCGAACGCGCCATCAAGCGCGACCCGGCCCTCGACGCCCTCGCCATCGACATCGAACGCAAGTCGGTCCGCATGATCGCCCTGCGCCAACCCATGGCCGAGGATCTTCGCCGACCCATCGCGGCCATGAAGATCGCCATGAACCTGGAACGCTGTGGCGACCTGGCCAAGAACGTGGCCAAGCGCACGCTGAAGATCGGCGCCTCGGGCGTGACCCCCTTCGCCGCTCCGGTCGAACGCATGGGCCGTCTGGTCGCCGCCCGCCTTGGCGCGGTTCTGACCGCTTACGGCTCGCGCAATGTCAGCCAGGCCGTCGAAGTCTGGTCGCAGGACGCCGAGATCGACGAACACTACGAGCAGCTGTTCGCCAGCCTGCTGGCGCGCATGGCCGAGGATCCTGAGTCCATCGCCGCCTGCACGCACCTGCTGTTCATCGCCAAGAACCTGGAACGCATCGGCGACCACGCCACCAACATCGCCGAACTGATCCACTACGAGATCACCGGCGTGGAGCTGGTCGAGGAACGTCCCAAGTTCGACGCATAA
- a CDS encoding AlkA N-terminal domain-containing protein, with product MDLDQDACYRAICTRDVRFDGRIFGGVKTTGIYCRPICPARTPKRENMVFYPSAAAAQEAGFRPCLRCRPETAPDLGAWRGSSSTVSRALGLIEAGALDNADVETLAGRLGMGERQLRRLFKSHLGASPIAVAQTRRVLLAKQLIHETRLPMAEIALASGFGSVRRFNETFQQLFGRPPSTLRRSQGEVSSGPLGEVTILLRYRPPYDWPAMLDFLRVRAIPGVEVVEANRYFRTIDLEGAQGVVAVEPAEVNALKATIRFPKLSALPAIIARLRRVFDLAVDPDAVGCHLSADPVLAPLIAARPGLRTPGAWDGLELAVRAVLGQQITVVAAINLAGKLVAAHGAPLKRADPDFPGLTHVFPTAERLAQSDIAALGMPRTRGAALSSLAAAVAADPHIFSARRSLEEAVDQLKGLSGIGEWTAQYIAMRQMREPDAFPAADIGLMRALADEAGVRPTPKELLARAEAWRPWRAYAAQHLWAADAA from the coding sequence ATGGATCTGGATCAAGACGCCTGCTACCGCGCCATCTGCACCCGTGACGTCCGCTTTGACGGACGTATCTTCGGCGGGGTGAAGACGACTGGCATCTACTGCCGTCCTATCTGTCCGGCGCGCACGCCAAAGCGCGAGAACATGGTCTTCTACCCCTCCGCCGCCGCCGCGCAGGAAGCGGGCTTCCGCCCGTGCCTGCGCTGTCGGCCAGAGACGGCGCCTGACCTGGGCGCCTGGCGCGGTTCGTCCAGCACGGTATCGCGGGCCCTGGGCCTGATCGAGGCCGGGGCGCTGGACAATGCCGATGTGGAGACCTTGGCCGGGCGGCTGGGCATGGGCGAGCGACAGCTCCGTCGCCTGTTCAAGAGCCACCTGGGCGCCTCGCCTATCGCGGTGGCCCAGACCCGGCGCGTTCTGCTGGCCAAGCAGCTGATTCACGAGACGCGGCTGCCCATGGCCGAGATCGCCCTGGCGTCCGGCTTCGGCAGCGTGCGGCGCTTCAACGAGACGTTCCAGCAACTCTTTGGCCGCCCGCCCAGCACCTTGCGCCGGTCGCAGGGCGAGGTGTCGTCCGGTCCGCTGGGCGAGGTGACGATCCTGCTGCGCTACCGCCCGCCCTATGACTGGCCCGCCATGCTGGACTTCCTGCGCGTGCGAGCGATCCCCGGCGTCGAGGTGGTGGAGGCTAACCGCTACTTCCGCACGATCGATCTGGAGGGCGCCCAGGGCGTGGTCGCCGTCGAACCGGCGGAGGTCAATGCGCTGAAGGCGACCATCCGCTTTCCCAAGCTTTCGGCCCTGCCGGCGATCATCGCCCGGCTGCGGCGGGTGTTCGATCTGGCCGTTGATCCGGACGCGGTAGGATGCCACCTGTCCGCTGACCCTGTGCTGGCGCCGCTGATCGCCGCCCGGCCGGGCCTGCGCACGCCCGGAGCCTGGGACGGTCTGGAACTGGCGGTGCGCGCGGTGCTGGGCCAGCAGATCACAGTGGTCGCGGCCATCAACCTGGCCGGCAAGCTGGTGGCCGCCCATGGCGCGCCGCTGAAACGGGCCGACCCAGACTTCCCCGGCCTGACGCACGTCTTTCCGACCGCCGAACGCCTGGCGCAATCGGATATCGCGGCCCTTGGCATGCCGCGCACGCGGGGCGCGGCCCTGTCCTCGCTGGCCGCGGCGGTGGCGGCGGACCCACACATCTTCAGCGCCCGCCGCAGCCTGGAGGAGGCGGTCGATCAGTTGAAGGGGCTGTCCGGGATCGGCGAGTGGACGGCGCAATACATCGCCATGCGTCAGATGCGCGAGCCTGACGCCTTCCCCGCCGCCGATATCGGCCTGATGCGGGCGCTGGCGGACGAGGCCGGGGTGCGGCCGACGCCAAAGGAGCTGCTGGCGCGGGCCGAAGCCTGGCGGCCATGGCGCGCCTACGCAGCCCAGCATCTTTGGGCGGCGGACGCGGCCTAG
- the ogt gene encoding methylated-DNA--[protein]-cysteine S-methyltransferase, which translates to MTELTFYSETLSTPTGSMVLLTDSQDRLRVIDWADYDHRMLRLLTAQYRKPIRIQTRRAPTSPARAAMSDYFDGDLTVIDSLVTETAGTQFQRAVWKALRDIPPGQTTSYGALAAAIGRPSAVRAVGAANGANPIGVVVPCHRVIGANASLTGYGGGLERKRWLLAHEGAAHS; encoded by the coding sequence ATGACCGAACTGACCTTCTACAGTGAGACGCTGTCGACCCCGACCGGGAGCATGGTCCTGCTGACCGACTCCCAGGACCGATTGCGTGTCATCGACTGGGCCGACTATGACCACCGGATGCTCCGGCTCCTGACGGCGCAGTACCGAAAGCCCATTCGGATCCAGACCCGCAGGGCCCCAACCTCTCCAGCGCGTGCCGCGATGAGCGACTATTTCGACGGCGACCTGACCGTCATCGACAGTCTGGTCACCGAAACAGCCGGCACCCAATTCCAGCGAGCAGTGTGGAAAGCCCTGCGCGACATTCCGCCAGGCCAAACCACCAGCTACGGCGCCCTCGCCGCCGCCATCGGCAGGCCATCGGCGGTACGGGCGGTCGGGGCGGCCAACGGCGCCAATCCGATCGGCGTGGTCGTCCCCTGCCACCGGGTGATCGGAGCCAACGCCTCCCTGACTGGCTATGGCGGCGGGCTGGAACGCAAGCGCTGGCTGCTGGCCCACGAAGGCGCCGCTCACAGCTAG
- a CDS encoding glycerophosphotransferase has translation MQSVKQIESGASGRSGASRRKRQVAFLYIAQQHQILHSITIAIELARGWPDIEVHALAVTSGHIDYLRTTIAALGGAPIKLKLLGPAALRNLRRRGASTPPKAVMLAANLRVLARYDAIVTPERTTAMVRRLGLIRPALIYTQHGAGDRGGPFEPRLKVFDLVMAAGPKQYARMVDCGLVEAEHCAMVGYPKFDLVDGLAIGQQRLFENDRPSVLYNPHFDPTLSSWPGWGMQVLEQFAAQDRYNLIFAPHLRLFDGANLQDRARLAKFKDHPNIRIDLGGPATIDMTYTTAADAYLGDVSSQIYEFVRKPRPTAFLNAHGVAWRDDPNYRHWAFGPVAERVEDLMPTIDRAFAEKARYIPEQQAGFSETFDLRPETSSLRAARAVANCLEKAQVRPS, from the coding sequence GTGCAGTCAGTGAAGCAGATCGAGAGCGGCGCGTCCGGGCGCTCTGGCGCATCCCGGCGAAAGCGTCAGGTGGCGTTCCTGTATATCGCCCAGCAGCACCAGATCCTCCACAGCATCACCATCGCCATCGAACTGGCGCGAGGCTGGCCGGATATCGAGGTCCACGCCCTGGCCGTGACATCCGGGCATATCGACTATCTTCGCACCACCATCGCCGCCCTGGGAGGGGCGCCGATCAAGCTGAAGCTGCTGGGGCCGGCCGCTCTGCGCAATCTGCGCCGCCGGGGCGCTTCGACCCCACCCAAGGCGGTGATGCTGGCGGCGAACCTTCGGGTGCTGGCCCGCTACGACGCCATCGTCACGCCTGAGCGCACGACCGCCATGGTGCGGCGCCTGGGCCTGATCCGTCCGGCCCTGATCTATACTCAGCACGGCGCCGGCGACCGGGGCGGGCCATTTGAGCCGCGCCTCAAGGTCTTCGACCTGGTCATGGCGGCCGGCCCCAAGCAGTACGCCCGCATGGTCGATTGCGGGCTGGTGGAGGCGGAACACTGCGCCATGGTCGGCTATCCAAAGTTCGACCTCGTCGACGGCCTGGCTATCGGTCAGCAGCGGCTGTTCGAAAACGACCGCCCCAGCGTGCTCTACAACCCGCATTTCGACCCAACGCTCAGCTCGTGGCCGGGCTGGGGCATGCAGGTGCTGGAGCAGTTCGCCGCCCAGGATCGCTACAACCTGATCTTCGCTCCGCACCTGCGTCTGTTCGACGGCGCGAATCTTCAAGACCGGGCGAGACTGGCGAAGTTCAAGGACCATCCCAATATCCGCATCGACTTGGGCGGGCCGGCGACCATCGACATGACCTATACGACCGCGGCGGACGCCTATCTGGGCGACGTCAGCAGCCAGATCTACGAATTCGTCCGCAAGCCCCGTCCGACGGCGTTCCTCAACGCCCATGGCGTCGCCTGGCGTGACGATCCCAACTATCGGCATTGGGCGTTCGGCCCGGTCGCCGAGAGGGTCGAAGACCTCATGCCGACCATCGACCGGGCGTTCGCCGAGAAGGCGCGCTACATCCCCGAACAACAGGCCGGGTTCAGCGAAACCTTCGACCTGCGACCAGAAACCTCTTCCCTTCGCGCGGCCCGGGCCGTTGCGAATTGCCTCGAGAAGGCGCAAGTGCGGCCGTCATGA
- a CDS encoding sterol desaturase family protein — MTKDTSPAALERIREAALRYDLGRMDMKRLTVVYFTYPAVLVYLALSAATIWGAVATGAGAQPIRTLAAFVAAQVLYPVVWYCLHRWVLHGRWLYRMKWSATLWKRIHYDHHQQPNRMDVLFGSLTNTLPTISLATVPVGYLIGGWSAAFTALATGLLMTCFYEFCHCIQHLNYIPKNKWLARIKVLHMAHHFHNENGNYGIITFWPDKLLGTEYGPKERPRSPTVFNLGYDGEEAERYPWVAELSGDTPRR, encoded by the coding sequence ATGACCAAGGATACCTCCCCCGCCGCGCTTGAGCGCATCCGCGAAGCCGCCCTGCGCTATGATCTGGGCCGCATGGATATGAAGCGCCTGACGGTGGTCTATTTCACCTACCCCGCCGTGCTCGTCTATCTGGCGCTGTCGGCGGCGACGATCTGGGGCGCGGTCGCCACCGGCGCCGGCGCGCAGCCGATCCGCACCCTGGCGGCCTTCGTGGCGGCGCAGGTGCTGTATCCGGTGGTCTGGTACTGCCTGCACCGATGGGTCCTGCACGGACGGTGGCTGTATCGCATGAAGTGGTCCGCCACCCTGTGGAAGCGCATCCACTACGATCACCATCAGCAGCCCAATCGCATGGACGTGCTGTTCGGTTCGCTGACCAACACCCTGCCGACCATCTCGCTGGCGACCGTGCCGGTGGGCTATCTGATCGGCGGATGGAGCGCGGCGTTCACGGCCCTGGCCACGGGCCTGCTGATGACTTGCTTCTACGAGTTCTGCCACTGCATCCAGCACCTGAACTACATCCCGAAGAACAAGTGGCTGGCGCGGATCAAGGTGCTGCACATGGCGCACCACTTCCACAACGAGAACGGCAACTACGGGATCATCACCTTCTGGCCGGACAAGCTGCTGGGCACTGAGTACGGCCCCAAGGAGCGTCCGCGCAGTCCGACGGTGTTCAACCTCGGCTATGACGGCGAGGAAGCCGAGCGCTATCCGTGGGTCGCCGAGCTGTCCGGCGACACGCCGCGGCGCTAG
- a CDS encoding lipopolysaccharide biosynthesis protein — MQIQTTGLLRRVLANAGVLLGGRVVNAVISLAYMAVAARALGATGLGVLVLINAFAQLVGDGVKFQSWQTVLNYGAAPFAEDRKPDFQRVVRFTLFLDLVSGLVGVLVGIIGAILFDEELGWSVALAPAAAVYALSIFAMTPATPVGLLRLFNRFDLMSAQAAISSTVRLAGGLAAWWLKAPVEMFLLVWAAGTIAAFLYLCGVSALEMKRRDLLSGWSWRGPLTAGMPNAWRFAWATNFSATVDVMFTHVVTLVIGAVMGPAPAALWRVGRQVADALAKPAKLLIPALYPELARLRAAKGEAAMTKLAVQVGLLGGGVATLLLVVTIFAGGPILTLVMGPAFADAQEVMVWQVAAAVVAIWALPLEPMLVSLGQAGAALRVRLAVCVLYLGVLVPVVRTWGPNGAGAALVGAGILMGLGMLWALRRGYRLNPELNSLDSAVKSERNPD, encoded by the coding sequence GTGCAAATCCAGACGACAGGCCTGCTGCGTCGCGTCCTGGCCAATGCGGGGGTTCTCCTCGGCGGCCGGGTCGTGAACGCGGTGATCAGCCTCGCCTACATGGCGGTGGCTGCGCGCGCCCTCGGCGCGACGGGCCTCGGCGTTCTGGTCCTGATCAACGCCTTCGCGCAGCTGGTTGGCGACGGCGTCAAGTTTCAGTCCTGGCAGACCGTGCTTAACTACGGCGCCGCGCCCTTCGCCGAGGACCGCAAACCTGACTTCCAGCGGGTGGTGCGCTTCACCCTGTTTCTCGACCTTGTCAGCGGACTGGTGGGTGTCCTCGTTGGCATCATCGGCGCGATCCTGTTCGACGAGGAACTGGGCTGGTCGGTCGCCCTCGCGCCGGCCGCCGCCGTCTACGCCCTGTCGATCTTCGCCATGACCCCCGCGACGCCCGTGGGTCTGCTGCGACTGTTCAACCGTTTCGACCTGATGTCGGCCCAGGCGGCGATCAGCTCGACGGTGCGTCTGGCCGGCGGCCTCGCGGCCTGGTGGCTGAAGGCCCCGGTCGAGATGTTCCTGTTGGTCTGGGCGGCCGGCACTATCGCGGCCTTCCTGTATCTGTGCGGCGTATCGGCCCTGGAGATGAAGCGCCGCGATCTGCTGAGCGGCTGGTCATGGCGAGGCCCGCTGACCGCCGGCATGCCCAACGCCTGGCGCTTCGCCTGGGCGACGAATTTCAGCGCCACGGTGGATGTGATGTTCACCCACGTGGTCACGCTGGTGATCGGCGCCGTCATGGGACCCGCCCCCGCCGCCCTGTGGCGGGTGGGCCGGCAGGTGGCCGACGCCCTGGCCAAGCCCGCCAAGCTGCTGATCCCCGCCCTTTATCCCGAACTGGCCCGCCTGCGCGCCGCCAAGGGCGAGGCGGCCATGACCAAGCTGGCGGTGCAGGTCGGACTGCTGGGCGGCGGGGTCGCCACTCTTCTGCTGGTGGTCACCATCTTCGCCGGCGGGCCGATTCTCACCCTCGTCATGGGACCGGCCTTCGCCGATGCGCAGGAGGTCATGGTCTGGCAGGTCGCCGCCGCGGTAGTCGCCATCTGGGCTCTGCCGCTGGAGCCGATGCTGGTGTCCCTGGGCCAGGCGGGCGCCGCCTTGCGCGTGCGGCTGGCGGTCTGTGTGCTCTATCTGGGCGTTCTGGTGCCCGTCGTCCGCACCTGGGGCCCAAACGGCGCCGGCGCGGCGCTCGTCGGAGCCGGCATACTCATGGGCCTGGGCATGCTATGGGCCCTGCGCCGCGGCTATCGGCTCAATCCCGAACTCAATTCACTTGATAGCGCTGTCAAAAGCGAGCGAAACCCCGACTGA
- a CDS encoding fatty acyl-AMP ligase encodes MITPTAPDRAIRLADFATLTEALDYAATGVTGMNLYSLRGELVEALPYSTLRTDALALGKRLLASGLQTGDRVGLIAETDGDFVRGFFACQYAGLIPAPLPLPAALGGRAPYIAQIARLLQSADAAAVFGPEAMLEWIKEAAEQAGVKAAGLIRDLPEGDADLPAIVADGPCYLQFSSGSTRFPTGVLVTHQAMMANAVAITRDGLKVKPDDRAVSWLPLYHDMGMVGFLLSPMSSQMSVDLLPTGAFVRRPLLWLDLISKNGGTISYSPSFGFELCARRGESAAIDHIDLSKWRVAGIGGDMIRMKPLQAFADTFGKIGFDKKAYFASYGMAEATLALSMAPLDGGLVAEVLDLHKLEHDGVAVPGTDTAPSRAFARCGPALPGHELEVRDIDGSILPERRVGRIFARGPSLMRGYFRQPEITSEVLSEDGWLDTGDLGYFVDGEIVITGRAKDLIILNGRNIWPQDLEWTAEAEITTLRSGDVAAFSVAGDGEEAIVVLAQCRSSDPEVRGALVEEIANVLRVRHSIEARVQLVGSHALPQTSSGKLSRSKAKAAYIAGAFAPEAA; translated from the coding sequence ATGATCACCCCCACCGCCCCCGACCGCGCCATCCGCCTCGCCGACTTCGCAACCCTGACCGAGGCGCTCGACTACGCCGCGACCGGCGTGACCGGCATGAACCTGTATTCGCTGCGCGGCGAACTGGTCGAAGCCCTGCCTTATTCGACCCTGCGGACCGACGCCCTGGCGCTGGGCAAGCGCCTGCTGGCCAGCGGCCTGCAAACGGGTGATCGCGTCGGCCTGATCGCCGAAACGGACGGTGACTTCGTCCGTGGCTTCTTCGCTTGCCAGTACGCGGGACTGATCCCCGCGCCCCTGCCCCTGCCCGCCGCTCTCGGCGGCCGCGCGCCCTACATCGCCCAGATCGCCCGCCTGCTGCAGTCGGCCGACGCCGCCGCCGTGTTCGGCCCCGAGGCGATGCTGGAATGGATCAAGGAAGCGGCCGAACAAGCCGGGGTGAAAGCCGCCGGCCTGATCCGCGACCTGCCGGAAGGCGACGCCGATCTGCCTGCCATCGTCGCCGACGGCCCCTGCTATCTGCAATTTTCGTCGGGCAGCACGCGTTTCCCCACGGGCGTGCTGGTCACCCATCAGGCCATGATGGCCAACGCCGTAGCCATCACCCGCGACGGCCTGAAGGTGAAGCCGGACGACCGCGCGGTCTCGTGGCTGCCGCTCTATCACGACATGGGCATGGTCGGGTTCCTGCTCAGCCCGATGTCCAGCCAGATGTCGGTCGACCTGCTGCCCACCGGCGCCTTCGTTCGCCGGCCGTTGCTGTGGCTGGACCTGATCAGCAAGAACGGCGGCACGATCTCCTACAGCCCCAGCTTTGGCTTCGAGCTCTGCGCCCGCCGGGGCGAAAGCGCCGCCATCGACCATATCGACCTGTCCAAGTGGCGCGTGGCCGGGATCGGCGGCGACATGATCCGCATGAAGCCGCTGCAGGCCTTCGCCGACACCTTCGGCAAGATCGGCTTCGACAAGAAGGCCTACTTCGCCAGCTACGGCATGGCCGAGGCCACCCTGGCGCTCAGCATGGCCCCGCTGGATGGCGGCCTCGTCGCCGAGGTGCTGGACCTGCACAAGCTGGAACACGACGGTGTCGCCGTGCCCGGGACCGACACAGCGCCGTCGCGCGCCTTCGCCCGCTGCGGTCCCGCCCTGCCAGGCCATGAGCTGGAAGTGCGCGACATCGACGGCTCGATTCTGCCCGAGCGCCGAGTCGGCCGCATCTTCGCGCGCGGCCCCAGCCTGATGCGCGGCTACTTCCGCCAGCCCGAAATCACGTCCGAAGTCCTGTCCGAGGACGGCTGGCTGGACACCGGCGACCTTGGCTATTTCGTCGACGGCGAGATCGTCATCACCGGCCGGGCCAAGGACCTGATCATCCTCAACGGCCGCAACATCTGGCCGCAAGACCTGGAATGGACCGCCGAGGCTGAGATCACGACCCTGCGCAGCGGTGACGTGGCGGCCTTCTCCGTGGCCGGCGACGGCGAGGAGGCCATCGTCGTCCTGGCCCAGTGCCGCAGCTCCGACCCGGAGGTGCGCGGCGCCCTGGTCGAGGAGATCGCCAACGTCCTGCGCGTTCGCCACAGCATCGAGGCGCGCGTCCAGCTGGTCGGCTCCCACGCCCTGCCCCAGACCTCGTCGGGCAAGCTGAGCCGGTCCAAGGCCAAGGCCGCCTATATCGCCGGAGCCTTCGCGCCCGAGGCCGCCTGA
- a CDS encoding NAD-dependent epimerase/dehydratase family protein: protein MALAAVTGATGFLGRHLVRALAEAGFDVRVLMRRDPVHPLWREIEPQVVLGSLSDPSALERLCDGADVVIHCAGLIKARNRAEFDAVNRDGAVAVAHAALKTAPTARFLLISSLVAREPQLSHYAASKRAGEEAAAKLLGDRLTIVRPPAIYGPGDVETFALFKAAATAPLLPVFDSAARIALVHVEDAADQIVALAKDRNPGALATLCDANLAGYSWVDLMSAASEAVGRKPRLVKLPDGVVKLVGMLGSLAAKGSGVAMLTSEKAREILHRDWSVSLKEHNPRLPSPRYGLKEGFAQTVAWYRNNGWLAPL, encoded by the coding sequence ATGGCCCTGGCGGCGGTCACCGGCGCGACGGGCTTCCTGGGCCGCCATCTGGTCCGCGCCCTGGCCGAGGCAGGGTTCGACGTCCGCGTCCTGATGCGCCGTGATCCGGTCCATCCCCTGTGGCGCGAGATCGAGCCGCAGGTGGTGCTGGGCTCGCTATCGGACCCGTCGGCGCTGGAGCGCCTCTGCGACGGCGCCGACGTGGTCATCCACTGCGCCGGGCTGATCAAGGCCCGCAATCGCGCCGAATTCGACGCCGTGAACCGGGATGGCGCCGTGGCGGTCGCCCACGCCGCCCTGAAAACGGCGCCTACGGCCCGCTTCCTGCTGATCTCCAGCCTCGTCGCCCGCGAGCCGCAGCTTTCCCACTACGCCGCCTCCAAACGAGCGGGCGAAGAAGCGGCGGCCAAGCTGCTTGGCGACCGGCTGACCATCGTGCGGCCGCCCGCGATCTATGGTCCGGGCGATGTGGAGACCTTCGCCCTGTTCAAGGCGGCCGCGACGGCGCCGCTCTTACCGGTGTTTGATTCGGCCGCTCGGATCGCCCTCGTCCATGTCGAGGACGCCGCGGACCAGATCGTCGCCCTGGCCAAAGACAGGAATCCTGGCGCTTTAGCCACCCTGTGCGACGCAAATCTCGCCGGTTACAGCTGGGTCGATCTGATGAGCGCCGCATCGGAGGCGGTCGGTCGAAAGCCGCGTTTGGTCAAGCTTCCCGACGGCGTTGTAAAGCTTGTCGGCATGCTCGGAAGCCTTGCGGCGAAAGGAAGCGGCGTCGCAATGCTGACCTCCGAGAAGGCCCGCGAAATCCTTCATCGCGACTGGTCGGTGTCGCTTAAAGAACACAATCCGAGACTTCCTTCGCCCCGATACGGGCTTAAAGAGGGTTTTGCGCAAACCGTGGCGTGGTACCGCAATAATGGGTGGTTGGCGCCCCTTTAA
- a CDS encoding acyl carrier protein, with product METVTDLTVREIGRAAESVLGRSVEVSEDTDIMRDLEVDSLALMNIVMELEDAFDLSIPLDRLADVQTAGQLASLIKDLKKRS from the coding sequence TTGGAAACAGTAACTGATCTTACCGTTCGCGAAATCGGCCGCGCGGCCGAAAGCGTTCTCGGCCGCAGCGTCGAGGTGTCCGAAGACACCGACATCATGCGCGATCTCGAAGTCGACTCCCTCGCCCTGATGAACATCGTCATGGAGCTTGAGGACGCCTTCGACCTCTCGATTCCCCTGGACCGGCTCGCCGACGTCCAGACCGCAGGCCAACTGGCCAGCCTCATCAAAGATCTCAAGAAAAGAAGCTAG